The following coding sequences are from one Paenibacillus sp. JDR-2 window:
- a CDS encoding hemolysin family protein — MVLKLILFAVLLFCSAFFVATEFAVVRLRPSRVNQMVAEGVRNGAAVQNVITHLDSYLSACQLGITITALGLGWLGEPTVHDLLDPLFHSLHIGGNLVNVLSFIISFAVVTYLHVVLGELAPKTVAIIKPEMISLTSAPIIIVFYKVMFPFIWLLNGSANSIVRLMGFKPTGEHEAHSEEEIKSIMSESFENGKINQSELSYVNRIFEFDERLAREIMVPRTDMVCLFIENSKVDNISIIRREQYTRFPVAKGSKDNIIGIINTKQFFMQYFGNDETDVATLLQPVMSVPEVMPIKKLLRKMQQERVHIAILLDEYGGTSGLITIEDILEEIVGEIRDEFDADEVKEIDAIEPNRFIVDGKALISEVNEALGSHLESHDVDSIGGWLFNQYPDLQVGVPQDYEELTFIIREKERHRIRKIEIIVNIINLVNE; from the coding sequence ATGGTTCTGAAACTGATCTTGTTTGCGGTGCTGCTATTTTGTTCTGCATTCTTCGTAGCAACAGAATTCGCAGTTGTCCGTCTCCGCCCCAGCCGGGTAAACCAAATGGTCGCGGAAGGCGTCCGAAACGGGGCAGCGGTGCAAAATGTAATTACGCATCTGGACAGTTATTTGTCCGCCTGCCAGTTAGGCATCACGATTACCGCGCTGGGTTTAGGATGGCTTGGAGAACCAACCGTTCATGACTTGCTGGATCCTTTGTTTCACAGTCTGCATATCGGCGGAAATCTGGTTAATGTGCTGTCCTTTATTATATCCTTCGCAGTCGTGACCTATCTTCATGTCGTACTAGGCGAGTTAGCGCCAAAGACGGTTGCAATCATTAAACCGGAGATGATCAGCTTAACCTCCGCTCCAATTATTATTGTTTTTTATAAGGTGATGTTTCCGTTTATTTGGCTGCTTAACGGCTCTGCCAACAGCATCGTCAGATTGATGGGCTTCAAGCCGACGGGCGAGCATGAGGCTCATTCGGAGGAAGAGATCAAAAGCATCATGTCGGAAAGCTTCGAGAACGGAAAAATCAACCAAAGCGAGCTCAGCTACGTGAACCGGATCTTCGAATTCGACGAACGTCTGGCACGAGAGATCATGGTGCCGCGTACCGACATGGTTTGTTTGTTTATCGAGAATTCGAAAGTCGATAACATCTCGATTATCCGTCGCGAGCAATATACGCGGTTCCCGGTTGCGAAAGGCAGCAAGGACAATATTATCGGCATCATCAATACGAAGCAGTTCTTCATGCAGTACTTCGGCAATGACGAGACCGATGTTGCTACGCTGCTGCAGCCGGTTATGTCGGTTCCTGAAGTGATGCCGATCAAAAAGCTTCTCCGGAAAATGCAGCAGGAGCGGGTGCATATCGCAATTCTGCTTGACGAATACGGCGGGACCTCGGGGTTAATCACCATCGAGGATATCCTTGAGGAGATTGTCGGCGAGATTCGTGACGAATTCGATGCCGACGAGGTGAAGGAAATTGATGCCATCGAGCCGAATCGTTTTATTGTAGACGGCAAAGCATTAATCAGCGAGGTGAATGAAGCGCTTGGCTCCCATCTGGAAAGCCATGACGTGGACTCGATCGGAGGCTGGCTGTTTAACCAATATCCCGATTTGCAGGTTGGGGTGCCTCAGGATTACGAAGAGCTGACCTTTATTATTCGCGAGAAGGAACGGCATCGTATCCGAAAGATTGAAATCATCGTTAATATCATTAACCTCGTTAATGAATAA
- a CDS encoding DUF3900 domain-containing protein: MDFRMEYLSFFVIVTDGEDSSSTKRYKHFQTLEEDDYEDSEIKRFLDGEFTRIVKRKVERNPNTENAPTKIGRFMVEPGYELGSNQNYNLFQRLRDADSKERFIGIADELVHIYMDTTAVRGGAFIIARAKLNTYFDEPFLFLLKCDFEPKIARISDERSLISHVEMAISARGMKSIQYPHMPEEGSLDHWELKIHQASHARYFEDFLKFVSYEKPLPEVMGEQVLGMVQQYMEDKWQAEPESVERREEENAIEVWAASEKRELQEYWTHEQVSTASAALVEQKPDLPFSFKLGGVTVKGLLADFGMTLHFAKHNGRYVAVIEGDAFQFEKGVSPVELLLPPDLEQLLPIIGTNVKEEEPAIQPYVEEASGQDDDVPW; this comes from the coding sequence GTGGATTTCAGAATGGAATATCTCTCTTTCTTTGTCATCGTAACAGATGGCGAAGACAGCTCTTCCACGAAGCGGTATAAGCATTTTCAAACGCTGGAGGAAGACGATTATGAAGACAGCGAGATCAAACGGTTTCTCGACGGGGAATTTACGCGGATTGTAAAAAGAAAAGTAGAGCGCAACCCAAATACCGAAAATGCGCCTACGAAAATCGGCCGTTTCATGGTTGAGCCGGGTTACGAGCTGGGAAGCAACCAGAACTATAACCTGTTCCAACGCTTGCGGGACGCGGATTCGAAAGAGCGCTTCATCGGGATCGCCGACGAGCTGGTACATATCTATATGGATACGACGGCCGTTCGGGGCGGAGCCTTTATCATTGCGCGGGCAAAGCTCAATACGTATTTCGACGAGCCGTTCCTGTTCCTGCTTAAATGCGATTTCGAGCCAAAGATTGCGCGCATTTCGGATGAACGAAGCCTGATCTCCCATGTCGAAATGGCGATCAGCGCGCGCGGTATGAAGTCGATTCAGTATCCGCATATGCCGGAGGAAGGCTCGCTCGACCATTGGGAGCTTAAAATCCATCAGGCTTCCCATGCCCGTTATTTCGAAGATTTCCTGAAGTTTGTATCCTACGAGAAGCCGCTTCCTGAGGTAATGGGGGAGCAGGTGCTTGGCATGGTCCAGCAGTATATGGAGGATAAGTGGCAAGCCGAGCCGGAAAGCGTGGAAAGACGCGAGGAAGAGAATGCTATCGAGGTATGGGCAGCGAGCGAGAAGCGCGAGCTTCAGGAATATTGGACGCATGAACAGGTGAGTACGGCTTCGGCTGCGCTTGTTGAGCAAAAGCCCGATCTGCCGTTTTCGTTCAAGCTTGGCGGCGTAACCGTTAAAGGGCTGCTGGCCGACTTCGGAATGACGCTGCATTTCGCTAAACATAATGGACGTTATGTCGCCGTCATCGAAGGAGATGCCTTCCAGTTCGAGAAAGGGGTCTCGCCTGTCGAATTGCTTCTGCCTCCGGACCTCGAGCAACTCCTGCCGATAATCGGAACAAACGTCAAGGAAGAAGAACCGGCTATACAGCCGTATGTGGAAGAAGCATCCGGTCAGGATGACGACGTACCTTGGTAA
- a CDS encoding PucR family transcriptional regulator has translation MHLTVEQALNVFPLSEGKLVAGKAGRNRIVKSVNVMDAPDITDWIKEGEMLFTTAYLIKDHPQDATELLVKLNQRGSSGLGIKLGRFWDAIPEQLIAFANELGFPLIELPYQFTFSDQMSGLFKEELRRNTGVLQDIFDKQVRLMRMALKTDHINELFDSVADIIGFPMAIVGSRGQIVYNSSQVADTELTGSWPWPQQQKWMKSKQWQAFRIPLMKQSRCTGFVLFFNPQLFLSTIEESLYLQAAELLSYQMNFNYEDYFELSVQKDFGVLIKRYLRNGLPIDKVVEYADRWELEVFQSHYVCVLSDIAHASATQRAEKLEKLKSDFLSHTKLQELKGMHIVMEEGLLSVFSEHDGQAEDSLVSALNVCFASIQRESGESPRAAVSSRKKRADQLYEAFDECRQTQRLASEWRVGQSITSFDTMDLAIVFEHVSKDRMEAFCNRWLGGLVNKDPDYANEMLRTLETYLEQDGQLNETAKKLYIHRNTATYRIEKLSEILGVDFKKMNDLLRLKIAFLFRKLLINEHS, from the coding sequence ATGCATTTGACAGTGGAACAGGCGCTGAATGTGTTTCCTTTATCGGAAGGGAAGCTGGTTGCCGGAAAAGCAGGGCGCAATCGGATCGTAAAATCCGTCAATGTGATGGATGCTCCGGATATTACCGATTGGATCAAGGAAGGGGAAATGTTGTTTACGACCGCCTACCTGATTAAGGACCATCCGCAGGATGCAACGGAGCTGTTAGTAAAGCTGAACCAGCGCGGCTCGTCGGGCCTTGGGATCAAGCTAGGCCGATTCTGGGACGCGATCCCCGAGCAGTTAATTGCTTTTGCCAATGAGCTGGGGTTTCCTCTTATAGAGCTTCCTTATCAGTTCACGTTCTCCGATCAAATGAGCGGCTTGTTCAAGGAAGAACTCAGGCGCAATACCGGCGTGCTGCAGGATATTTTCGACAAGCAGGTCCGGCTTATGAGGATGGCTCTCAAGACGGATCATATTAACGAATTGTTTGATTCGGTTGCGGATATTATCGGATTCCCGATGGCGATTGTCGGGTCAAGGGGCCAGATCGTATATAACAGCTCGCAGGTGGCTGATACGGAATTAACGGGCAGCTGGCCATGGCCGCAGCAGCAGAAGTGGATGAAGAGCAAGCAGTGGCAGGCATTCCGGATTCCTCTTATGAAGCAGTCCCGCTGCACGGGATTTGTTTTGTTTTTTAACCCGCAGCTATTTCTGTCTACTATTGAAGAAAGTCTCTACCTGCAGGCGGCGGAGCTATTATCCTATCAAATGAATTTTAATTACGAGGATTATTTCGAGTTATCCGTGCAAAAGGATTTTGGCGTGCTGATCAAACGTTACCTGAGAAATGGATTGCCGATAGATAAGGTTGTCGAATACGCGGATCGTTGGGAGCTTGAGGTGTTCCAAAGCCATTATGTCTGCGTACTGAGCGATATTGCTCATGCTTCCGCGACGCAAAGGGCTGAGAAGCTCGAGAAGCTGAAATCGGATTTTTTAAGCCACACGAAACTTCAAGAACTGAAAGGCATGCATATTGTAATGGAAGAGGGTCTTTTATCCGTTTTTTCCGAACATGATGGGCAAGCGGAAGATAGTCTTGTGTCCGCATTAAACGTATGCTTTGCATCTATTCAGCGGGAGAGCGGAGAAAGTCCCCGGGCGGCGGTCAGCAGCCGGAAGAAACGGGCGGACCAGCTATACGAAGCGTTTGACGAATGCAGGCAGACTCAAAGGCTTGCTTCCGAATGGCGTGTCGGGCAATCGATTACTTCCTTTGATACAATGGACTTGGCGATCGTGTTCGAGCATGTATCGAAGGACCGGATGGAGGCATTCTGCAACCGCTGGCTGGGCGGACTCGTGAACAAGGATCCGGATTACGCCAACGAAATGCTTCGTACGCTTGAGACCTATTTGGAACAGGATGGCCAGTTAAACGAAACAGCAAAGAAGCTGTATATTCACCGCAATACGGCTACTTACCGGATCGAGAAGCTGAGCGAAATCTTAGGGGTAGATTTCAAGAAAATGAATGATCTTCTCAGGCTCAAGATCGCTTTCTTATTCCGCAAGCTGTTAATTAACGAACATTCATAA
- a CDS encoding Lin0512 family protein — protein sequence MDKLFFIEIGMGCDLHGQNVTKAAVRAVQNAIHHNSMPGLRSVLPGGTLDNMKVHVKLAVPCDKELLDVEQVKAVLPYGQVTVEIMDGGMMTTSGIVLPDKEDKNDLIYIVNASVEVGY from the coding sequence ATGGACAAATTATTTTTTATCGAGATTGGCATGGGTTGCGATCTGCATGGTCAGAACGTAACGAAAGCCGCGGTAAGGGCGGTTCAGAACGCGATTCATCATAATTCGATGCCAGGATTGCGTTCGGTCCTGCCTGGCGGGACTTTGGACAATATGAAGGTCCATGTCAAGCTCGCGGTTCCTTGTGACAAGGAACTGCTGGATGTGGAGCAGGTGAAGGCTGTGCTTCCTTACGGTCAGGTCACGGTGGAGATTATGGATGGCGGAATGATGACAACTAGCGGAATTGTTCTGCCGGATAAGGAAGATAAGAACGATCTGATCTATATCGTTAATGCGTCGGTGGAAGTCGGCTATTAA
- a CDS encoding stalk domain-containing protein, producing MFKKVSLVVLAALMLFAIPVAAQGASTGQNQLILLQKTKQMYHNGKLYMAAQPLTELKGTTYISATAIAGRLGGSVLYDANKKEYVLRSTANELRYAVNKSSYTVNGTRATFTGAPFVQNGSLMIPLRSVLQPFGMTLSTIPAQKKIVLTWTTKPVAKFNIATGVVYAGQTEVTYGDMSYSPSGAAIVNERWDGKQTVFEAAGTYTVTKWVQDANGVWSDPYSVTINVLPPNLPPEARFATDKSYYKMGELIQYNDISSDDENKITKREWVNNAKAFFEPGEQTVTLKVTDAHGLTSEFSQTVTITNDTLYTKQEFDQLYTDQGEKFTIDGASVLKLPTQPYTVVSNGQQTFIRSNSPEMINDEGIYYQDTANGNVRFLIHNQNNRPNPVKVYIVATNENSTAATVTDERIGLGGPAPYVTQAGKAATANYLLSRTVNPVGTVTTIPAGQSRVVLSPLSSKEVVNGRVITLYADVTTSAPIKFSVIVVDASKDVLQALPQLPILPRDGKHVRGTFEQANRSINVLQTIGDVPSRMILADKVVDTRLSGFDVLTGDAMSNDGNNGALYVLNLWHVQPHTLIALNPRGGHYGGAFLINNKLVYATNTTILSNANEAGVLYRTGDTEESVSIVFTPASGSNLPINLLFLPLPQGK from the coding sequence ATGTTTAAGAAAGTCAGCTTAGTTGTCCTTGCCGCATTGATGCTGTTTGCTATACCTGTAGCGGCGCAAGGCGCTTCCACCGGTCAGAATCAATTAATTCTTCTTCAAAAAACAAAACAAATGTACCATAACGGCAAGCTTTACATGGCTGCACAGCCGCTCACCGAATTGAAAGGCACGACTTATATTTCCGCTACTGCTATTGCAGGCAGACTCGGGGGATCCGTGCTCTATGATGCGAACAAGAAAGAGTATGTACTTCGCAGCACAGCAAACGAACTCCGTTACGCGGTGAATAAGTCTTCCTATACGGTAAATGGTACTCGCGCAACGTTTACGGGTGCGCCTTTTGTACAAAACGGAAGTCTGATGATCCCGCTCCGTTCGGTGCTTCAGCCGTTCGGGATGACTTTGTCTACGATTCCGGCACAGAAGAAGATTGTCTTGACTTGGACAACTAAACCGGTAGCCAAGTTTAACATTGCCACTGGCGTTGTATACGCCGGCCAAACCGAAGTAACTTACGGCGATATGTCGTATTCGCCAAGCGGCGCAGCCATCGTTAACGAACGTTGGGATGGCAAGCAAACCGTATTCGAAGCAGCAGGGACGTATACGGTAACCAAGTGGGTCCAAGATGCAAACGGTGTTTGGAGCGATCCTTATTCGGTGACCATTAACGTACTCCCGCCGAATCTTCCGCCGGAAGCACGTTTTGCTACGGACAAGTCCTATTACAAAATGGGCGAACTTATTCAATACAATGATATCAGCTCCGATGACGAGAACAAGATTACTAAACGCGAATGGGTCAATAACGCTAAGGCTTTCTTCGAACCAGGCGAACAGACGGTAACGTTGAAAGTAACGGATGCGCATGGCCTTACCAGCGAATTCTCGCAGACGGTTACGATTACGAACGATACGCTGTATACGAAGCAGGAGTTCGATCAGCTTTACACGGATCAAGGCGAGAAATTCACGATTGACGGTGCAAGCGTACTTAAGCTTCCTACACAGCCATACACCGTTGTTTCGAACGGTCAGCAAACGTTTATCCGCAGCAACAGCCCTGAGATGATTAACGACGAGGGGATTTACTACCAGGATACGGCAAACGGAAATGTCCGTTTCTTGATCCACAACCAGAATAACCGTCCTAATCCGGTTAAGGTTTATATTGTAGCAACCAACGAAAACTCCACGGCGGCTACCGTAACCGATGAGCGTATCGGCCTTGGCGGTCCGGCACCTTACGTAACGCAAGCAGGCAAAGCCGCTACGGCGAATTACCTGCTGTCGAGAACCGTAAACCCGGTTGGAACGGTAACAACCATTCCTGCGGGACAGAGCCGTGTTGTACTTAGCCCGTTAAGCAGCAAAGAAGTTGTGAATGGCCGCGTCATTACGTTGTATGCGGATGTAACGACTTCCGCACCAATCAAATTCAGCGTTATCGTGGTGGATGCTAGCAAAGACGTGCTGCAGGCGCTTCCGCAGCTACCGATTCTGCCTCGCGACGGCAAACACGTACGCGGTACCTTCGAACAAGCGAACCGCAGCATTAACGTTCTGCAGACTATTGGCGATGTTCCTTCCCGTATGATTCTAGCCGACAAAGTGGTAGATACCCGCTTGTCCGGCTTTGATGTACTGACGGGGGACGCGATGTCCAATGACGGCAACAACGGTGCTTTGTACGTCCTGAATCTGTGGCATGTGCAGCCTCATACGCTTATTGCCTTGAATCCGCGCGGCGGTCATTACGGCGGCGCGTTCTTGATCAACAATAAGCTGGTCTATGCTACGAATACTACCATCCTGAGCAATGCGAACGAAGCAGGCGTCCTTTACCGGACGGGAGATACCGAAGAATCGGTGTCGATCGTATTTACGCCGGCGTCCGGCAGCAACCTGCCGATTAACCTTCTGTTCCTGCCATTGCCTCAAGGGAAATAA
- the bacA gene encoding undecaprenyl-diphosphate phosphatase, with the protein MGDLFNAIIMGIIEGLTEFLPVSSTGHLILTADLLNFQDDRAKVFEVVIQFGAVLAVLVLYWRKFLGLLKFDFRKGSGVNAIHFVLAMIPAGVVGVLFHGFIKDYLFSPETVLIGLVAGGILMIVADRIKRKVTAEELDDITYKQAFAIGMFQVLALWPGFSRSGSTISGGMFFGASQKAAAEFTFMVSVPIMAGASGIDLIKSREFLTASDAPLFIIGFVAAFIVAMIAIVTFLNLIKRLSLSWFAYYRFALAIVFAFIIL; encoded by the coding sequence TTGGGAGATTTATTTAATGCCATTATTATGGGCATCATTGAAGGCCTTACGGAATTTTTGCCTGTCTCTTCAACAGGCCACTTGATTCTGACAGCAGATTTGTTAAACTTCCAGGATGACCGCGCGAAAGTCTTTGAGGTTGTAATCCAATTTGGCGCCGTACTTGCCGTCCTCGTGTTGTACTGGAGAAAGTTTTTAGGCTTGCTGAAATTCGATTTCAGAAAAGGATCGGGCGTTAACGCCATTCACTTTGTGCTTGCCATGATTCCTGCCGGAGTAGTGGGCGTATTGTTTCACGGATTTATCAAAGATTATTTATTCAGCCCCGAAACGGTGCTTATCGGTCTCGTTGCAGGCGGTATCCTTATGATCGTAGCTGACCGGATTAAAAGGAAAGTTACCGCGGAAGAGCTGGATGACATTACATACAAGCAAGCTTTTGCAATCGGTATGTTCCAGGTTCTCGCCTTGTGGCCAGGCTTCTCCCGTTCCGGTTCGACGATCTCGGGCGGCATGTTCTTTGGCGCAAGCCAAAAGGCGGCAGCTGAGTTTACATTTATGGTATCGGTGCCTATTATGGCGGGAGCCAGCGGTATCGACTTGATCAAGAGCCGCGAGTTCTTGACGGCATCGGACGCTCCGCTGTTTATTATCGGATTCGTTGCTGCTTTCATCGTTGCGATGATCGCGATTGTAACGTTCCTGAACCTGATCAAGCGTCTTAGCTTGTCCTGGTTCGCATATTACCGTTTTGCTCTTGCGATTGTGTTTGCCTTTATTATTTTGTAA
- a CDS encoding serine hydrolase domain-containing protein gives MTTLTDDPYLRIVEPSVADLDESKLEQMKEWLELWKMNSVIIMRDDAIAWEWHAKGEDSVGPLLSCTKSVLSALIGVAIHDGHIQSVDQPIADYFEGVPDSSIHIKHLLTMTSGWDWPDFDKPYKEMKRAADPIRFVLERSMISEPGNAYLYNSGGSHLLSAILTAATGQSALDYATSRLFRPMGFRQAKWTSHKGINEGGTGLQLYGRDLAKLGLLHLREGDWFGRRLLPSSWVQESTKRHHRGLLHYDPPIYGAYGYHWWQSPSEHNGAFDCYFAFGHGGQYLLVAPEERLVIVLRKALAGRNEAVKSRNLIFEHIAGALKK, from the coding sequence ATGACAACTTTAACCGATGATCCTTATTTACGTATCGTTGAGCCATCCGTTGCGGATCTGGATGAATCGAAGCTGGAACAGATGAAGGAATGGCTGGAGTTATGGAAGATGAATTCCGTCATTATTATGCGCGATGATGCAATAGCCTGGGAGTGGCATGCCAAGGGCGAGGATTCGGTGGGACCGCTCTTATCATGTACCAAAAGCGTGCTGTCCGCGCTTATCGGAGTTGCCATCCATGACGGTCATATCCAAAGCGTAGACCAGCCTATTGCGGATTATTTTGAAGGGGTACCGGACTCCTCCATACATATCAAGCATCTGCTGACGATGACCTCCGGTTGGGATTGGCCGGATTTCGATAAGCCCTATAAAGAGATGAAAAGGGCTGCTGATCCTATCCGGTTCGTACTGGAAAGATCTATGATAAGTGAACCCGGTAATGCTTATCTCTATAATTCCGGAGGCTCCCATCTCTTATCCGCCATTCTGACGGCAGCTACGGGCCAAAGCGCGCTGGATTATGCCACAAGCCGGCTCTTTCGGCCAATGGGCTTCCGCCAAGCGAAATGGACCTCTCATAAAGGGATTAATGAAGGAGGTACCGGTCTTCAATTATACGGCAGGGACTTGGCGAAGCTGGGGCTTTTGCATTTGAGGGAAGGAGATTGGTTCGGCCGGAGGCTGCTCCCGTCTTCCTGGGTTCAAGAGTCGACAAAGAGGCATCATAGAGGACTTCTTCACTATGATCCGCCAATCTACGGGGCTTACGGGTACCATTGGTGGCAGTCTCCGTCAGAGCATAATGGAGCGTTTGACTGCTATTTCGCCTTTGGTCATGGCGGCCAATATTTGCTTGTTGCGCCTGAAGAACGATTGGTCATTGTGCTACGAAAAGCACTGGCAGGACGGAACGAAGCGGTCAAATCTCGTAATCTTATATTTGAACATATTGCAGGAGCCTTAAAAAAGTAG
- a CDS encoding DedA family protein yields MGYDFLVSIIDQFGYVSLFLVLCLGLIGLPVPNEVVVMTGGAFVASGLLSPVPAYLMVFLGICSAMTFNYSIGRFAGSKVFDWFMKKKNMDKFIHQAQNMSDKYGGFALSIGLVLPVLRHVMPFVGGTNKMTFKRFMLFAYPSAFVWTLIYFILGTFVGDQVQAIGDSIANNGMIVVYALLAVAAGAAAWLYIRNRTAKKNEKAGRPM; encoded by the coding sequence ATGGGTTATGATTTTTTAGTATCCATTATAGATCAGTTCGGCTACGTGTCGCTTTTTTTGGTTCTGTGCCTTGGCTTAATCGGGCTTCCTGTTCCTAACGAAGTTGTCGTTATGACAGGCGGTGCGTTTGTTGCATCGGGTCTGTTAAGTCCTGTGCCGGCTTATCTAATGGTATTCCTTGGAATATGCTCGGCAATGACCTTTAATTACTCAATCGGCCGGTTCGCGGGCAGTAAAGTATTCGACTGGTTCATGAAAAAAAAGAACATGGATAAATTCATTCATCAGGCTCAAAACATGAGCGATAAGTACGGCGGCTTCGCACTAAGTATCGGCCTTGTTCTTCCCGTGCTGCGGCATGTGATGCCGTTTGTGGGGGGAACGAACAAGATGACTTTCAAACGTTTTATGTTGTTTGCATACCCAAGCGCCTTTGTATGGACGCTTATCTATTTTATCCTCGGTACTTTTGTTGGCGACCAGGTGCAAGCGATTGGCGATTCCATTGCCAATAACGGAATGATTGTTGTCTACGCGCTGCTTGCCGTTGCGGCAGGCGCGGCAGCCTGGCTGTACATTCGTAACCGCACCGCGAAGAAGAACGAAAAGGCTGGTCGTCCGATGTGA
- a CDS encoding MDR family MFS transporter, translated as MSTTTNRRTVTVALYVATFLAAIEGTIVSTAMPSITGELHGIQQYSWIISIYLLATVITTPIYGKLSDLFGRKKMFIAGAGIFLLGSMLSGLASTMPQLIAFRAVQGLGAGALTTIPYTIIGDLYPFEQRAKVQGWMSSIWGIAGITGPLAGGLLVDYVSWRAIFYMNLPFGIVALVLLMVSMKEVSVKQKRHIDYPGIAAFAAGMFAFLYALTILREPDAAQSRTEIILLSAAAIILLTLFYYIEKRSREPIIPLKIFKIRTISAVNAISFLICIINVVAIFYLPLWIQGVLGESATYSGMAMIPLSIGWPLGAILAGNFIARYGMRRIAITGSLFLIAGSAGFMLMNAHTSIVLFMIYTCLSGLSFGLSLTSFTVAVTSAVSWELRGAAVGSNNFIRTLGQTVGIAMFGLLLNTGNTEAIDALKLEHSLHRIFMILGIMSVMVLLSMFMLPKAGTEGSHTASDTADASS; from the coding sequence ATGAGTACAACAACCAATAGACGTACAGTAACCGTTGCTTTGTATGTCGCGACCTTCCTTGCAGCAATAGAAGGAACCATCGTAAGTACGGCAATGCCGAGCATAACCGGTGAATTGCACGGGATCCAGCAATACAGCTGGATTATCTCGATTTATCTGCTCGCAACGGTGATCACAACCCCGATTTACGGCAAACTGTCCGATCTGTTCGGGCGCAAAAAAATGTTTATTGCGGGAGCGGGCATTTTCCTGCTGGGCTCCATGTTGTCCGGACTCGCTTCCACCATGCCGCAGTTGATTGCGTTCCGGGCGGTTCAGGGCCTTGGAGCGGGAGCGTTGACCACGATTCCATATACCATTATCGGCGACTTATACCCATTCGAGCAACGGGCTAAAGTCCAGGGCTGGATGTCGAGTATTTGGGGCATCGCGGGTATTACCGGACCGCTTGCGGGGGGGTTGCTTGTCGATTATGTGTCCTGGCGAGCTATTTTTTATATGAATCTTCCGTTTGGCATCGTAGCGTTAGTTCTTCTGATGGTGTCGATGAAGGAAGTGTCCGTGAAACAGAAGCGGCATATCGATTATCCCGGCATTGCAGCTTTTGCGGCAGGGATGTTTGCTTTCCTGTATGCGCTAACGATTCTTCGCGAGCCTGATGCTGCTCAATCCAGGACTGAAATTATCTTGCTTTCGGCAGCCGCTATAATTCTCCTGACATTGTTCTACTACATTGAAAAGCGATCGCGCGAGCCGATTATTCCTCTCAAGATTTTTAAAATTCGGACGATAAGCGCCGTAAACGCAATCAGCTTTTTGATTTGCATCATTAACGTCGTTGCGATCTTTTACCTTCCGCTTTGGATTCAAGGCGTACTAGGCGAAAGTGCGACTTATTCCGGTATGGCCATGATTCCGCTGTCCATCGGATGGCCGCTTGGGGCCATTCTAGCCGGTAATTTTATTGCCAGGTACGGTATGCGCCGCATCGCGATAACGGGCTCGCTCTTCCTCATTGCCGGAAGCGCCGGCTTCATGCTTATGAACGCCCACACCTCGATCGTGCTGTTTATGATCTATACATGCTTATCCGGCTTGTCATTTGGCTTATCGTTAACAAGCTTTACCGTCGCGGTAACCTCGGCTGTCAGCTGGGAGCTGCGCGGAGCGGCGGTTGGCAGCAACAACTTTATCCGCACGCTTGGACAGACGGTGGGGATAGCCATGTTTGGGCTGCTCTTAAACACCGGGAATACGGAAGCGATTGACGCGCTTAAGCTGGAGCACAGCCTTCACCGGATCTTTATGATCCTAGGCATCATGTCGGTCATGGTGCTGCTGTCTATGTTTATGCTGCCAAAAGCAGGTACAGAAGGCAGCCATACCGCATCGGATACGGCGGATGCATCCTCATAG